In Streptosporangiales bacterium, a single genomic region encodes these proteins:
- a CDS encoding ABC transporter permease subunit gives MSQIAAKPQPVTPPPAPSRVRGKGIRGNTLWFWIFVGPFLIGLLVFTYVPLVWSAVLSFFEAQNTVTPTEFVGVRNYVDMLTNGNFISSLVTFSLFALFIVPGTFALSLALALLLHRARFLRGFFRSVFFLPTACSYVVACLVWKLSIFNGVRFGLANTVLGWFGQEPVAWLATVDPPLYWLPILTARLWLQSGFYMILFLAALQRIPRELYEAAYVDGAKPGWQTFWNITLPQIRTTSVAVLLLNLIAAYQAFDEFYNLLGNVPFARPPLVYLYYTALGDVQDFGHGSAGALMLGLLIVLISLLQGRVLGLGRTPDAER, from the coding sequence ATGAGTCAGATCGCCGCCAAGCCACAGCCTGTCACCCCTCCGCCCGCGCCGTCGCGGGTGCGCGGCAAGGGCATCCGCGGCAACACCCTGTGGTTCTGGATCTTCGTCGGGCCGTTCCTGATCGGGCTGCTCGTCTTCACCTACGTGCCGCTGGTGTGGAGCGCGGTCCTGAGCTTCTTCGAGGCGCAGAACACCGTGACCCCGACCGAGTTCGTCGGCGTGCGCAACTACGTCGACATGCTGACGAACGGCAACTTCATCTCGTCGCTCGTCACGTTCAGCCTGTTCGCGCTGTTCATCGTGCCGGGCACGTTCGCGCTGTCGCTCGCGCTCGCGCTGCTGCTCCACCGGGCCCGGTTCCTGCGCGGGTTCTTCCGGTCGGTGTTCTTCCTGCCGACGGCGTGCTCGTACGTCGTCGCGTGCCTGGTGTGGAAGCTCTCGATCTTCAACGGGGTGCGGTTCGGGCTCGCGAACACCGTGCTCGGCTGGTTCGGCCAGGAGCCCGTCGCGTGGCTCGCCACCGTCGACCCGCCGCTGTACTGGCTGCCGATCCTCACCGCGCGGCTGTGGCTGCAGTCGGGCTTCTACATGATCCTGTTCCTCGCCGCGCTGCAGCGCATCCCGCGCGAGCTGTACGAGGCGGCGTACGTCGACGGCGCGAAGCCCGGCTGGCAGACGTTCTGGAACATCACGCTGCCGCAGATCCGAACGACGTCGGTGGCGGTGCTGCTGCTGAACCTGATCGCGGCGTACCAGGCGTTCGACGAGTTCTACAACCTGCTCGGCAACGTGCCGTTCGCGCGGCCGCCGCTGGTCTACCTGTACTACACCGCGCTCGGCGACGTGCAGGACTTCGGCCACGGCAGTGCCGGCGCGCTGATGCTCGGGCTGCTGATCGTGCTGATCAGCCTGCTCCAGGGCAGGGTGCTCGGGCTCGGGCGCACCCCGGACG
- a CDS encoding extracellular solute-binding protein — protein MTAQHSLPGPSRRDVLRGAGGLAALGALAACGSNTGRPQEDTTGLSQWYHQYGEAGTQQAAKRYAKAYKDASVSVQWVPGDYAKKLSSGLLSSDGPDVFEYQFNQSLAKAKQVVALDDVVADVKDDFNEIDLATNTYEGKLYGIRMIDDPQLIYYRKSLLSKAGIEPPDTVDKLVAAAKALTRDKRKGLFAGNDPGLPLGQVALVAAGHDLLTEGDRPEPDLANARTAKALSALRQMYVDKSLLVGNPTDWTDPSAFTQELVAMQWLGLWAMPAVQKAFGDDFGVLPFPALDDEGKASVYSGGWTAFVSAKAKDVDAAKAYLKWLWVDKTDFQEDWCLSYGFHIPPRKSLAEKAEKLQSGPAAEAVRLNSERGIADFPAWTPTMRTAFNDAVNRIVRKGTKPQTEMTKVAAKVRKELAG, from the coding sequence ATGACGGCGCAGCACTCCCTCCCCGGCCCCAGCCGACGTGACGTCCTCCGTGGAGCGGGTGGGCTCGCGGCGCTCGGCGCGCTCGCGGCCTGTGGCAGCAACACCGGGCGGCCCCAGGAGGACACCACCGGCCTCTCGCAGTGGTACCACCAGTACGGCGAGGCGGGCACGCAGCAGGCGGCGAAGCGCTACGCGAAGGCGTACAAGGACGCGAGCGTCTCGGTGCAGTGGGTGCCGGGCGACTATGCCAAGAAGCTGTCGTCCGGCCTGCTGTCGAGCGACGGTCCCGACGTCTTCGAGTACCAGTTCAACCAGAGCCTGGCGAAGGCGAAGCAGGTCGTCGCACTCGACGACGTCGTCGCGGACGTCAAGGACGACTTCAACGAGATCGACCTGGCGACGAACACGTACGAGGGCAAGCTGTACGGCATCAGGATGATCGACGACCCGCAGCTGATCTACTACCGCAAGAGCCTGCTGAGCAAGGCGGGCATCGAGCCGCCGGACACCGTCGACAAGCTCGTCGCCGCGGCGAAGGCCCTGACCAGGGACAAGCGCAAGGGCCTGTTCGCCGGCAATGACCCAGGGTTGCCACTCGGCCAGGTGGCTCTGGTGGCGGCCGGGCACGACCTGCTGACCGAGGGAGACCGGCCGGAGCCCGACCTCGCCAACGCGCGCACGGCGAAGGCGCTGTCGGCGTTGCGGCAGATGTACGTCGACAAGAGCCTGCTGGTCGGCAACCCCACCGACTGGACCGACCCGTCCGCGTTCACCCAGGAGCTCGTGGCGATGCAGTGGCTCGGCCTGTGGGCGATGCCGGCGGTGCAGAAGGCGTTCGGCGACGACTTCGGCGTGCTCCCGTTCCCGGCACTGGACGATGAGGGAAAGGCCAGCGTCTACTCGGGCGGCTGGACGGCGTTCGTCTCCGCCAAGGCCAAGGACGTCGACGCGGCCAAGGCGTACCTCAAGTGGCTGTGGGTCGACAAGACCGACTTCCAGGAGGACTGGTGCCTCAGCTACGGGTTCCATATCCCGCCGCGCAAGAGCCTCGCCGAGAAGGCCGAGAAGCTGCAGAGCGGGCCCGCGGCCGAGGCCGTGCGGCTCAACTCCGAGCGGGGCATCGCCGACTTCCCCGCGTGGACCCCGACCATGCGTACCGCCTTCAACGACGCGGTCAACAGGATCGTCCGCAAGGGCACGAAGCCGCAGACCGAGATGACGAAGGTGGCCGCCAAGGTGCGTAAGGAACTCGCGGGCTGA
- a CDS encoding ABC transporter permease subunit, with amino-acid sequence MTQQVAVRPRRRAESATQRRLLWWAGLLLIPVVWQVFSWFSESPLIVGPAEVAVAAVDLVARGELLSAASSSMLVFVLGIGCGTAVGLLVGILVGRFRSVDVVLDPYISALYATPLVAVIPVLIVALGFGLQAKVVIVAMFAFFPVALNAATGVRSVPRDLDELARSYCSTELQAWRDVLIPGALPYIVTGLRLAVGRALIAVVVAEFSTAVTGLGSLILRFSRRFDMAESLVPVVLLMAVGFALYTLLKRVEARLTPWLVRPEAS; translated from the coding sequence ATGACGCAGCAGGTCGCGGTACGACCGCGCCGCCGCGCCGAGAGCGCGACCCAGCGACGCCTGCTGTGGTGGGCAGGGCTGTTGCTCATCCCGGTCGTCTGGCAGGTCTTCTCGTGGTTCTCCGAGAGCCCGCTGATCGTCGGGCCCGCCGAGGTCGCGGTCGCCGCGGTCGACCTCGTCGCGCGCGGTGAGCTGCTGTCCGCGGCGTCGTCGAGCATGCTCGTCTTCGTCCTCGGCATCGGCTGCGGCACGGCGGTGGGCCTGCTCGTCGGCATCCTGGTCGGCCGGTTCCGTTCCGTCGATGTCGTCCTCGACCCGTACATCTCCGCGCTCTACGCGACCCCGCTCGTCGCGGTGATCCCGGTGCTCATCGTGGCCCTGGGCTTCGGCCTGCAGGCCAAGGTGGTCATCGTCGCGATGTTCGCGTTCTTCCCGGTGGCGCTCAACGCCGCCACCGGCGTGCGCAGCGTCCCGCGCGACCTCGACGAGCTCGCCAGGTCGTACTGCTCGACCGAGCTGCAGGCGTGGCGCGACGTCCTCATCCCCGGCGCGCTCCCGTACATCGTCACGGGCCTGCGGCTCGCCGTCGGCCGGGCGCTCATCGCGGTCGTGGTCGCGGAGTTCTCGACGGCCGTCACCGGTCTCGGGTCGTTGATCCTGCGGTTCTCCCGGCGCTTCGACATGGCGGAGTCGCTGGTCCCCGTCGTCCTGCTGATGGCCGTCGGCTTCGCCCTCTACACGCTGCTGAAGCGCGTGGAGGCACGCCTGACCCCGTGGTTGGTGCGGCCCGAGGCGTCGTAG